The Oncorhynchus tshawytscha isolate Ot180627B linkage group LG08, Otsh_v2.0, whole genome shotgun sequence genome window below encodes:
- the LOC121847024 gene encoding putative uncharacterized protein FLJ46204: protein MATQQHSYSATRLHSNTATQLHSNTGKQLHSTTATQLHINTATHSHSHPSTQLHSNTATQLLSYTATQQCSYRSTQHTTTQLNGYTAAQQHTNQATQLHSYTATELHIYTATQLLSNTETQLHRQTATQLQSYTATQLHSHTTTQPHYYTAKQLHSHTATWQHSITVTQLHSYTATQQHS from the coding sequence ATGGCTACACAGCAACACAGTTACTCAGCTACACGGCTACACAGCAACACAGCTACTCAGCTACACAGCAACACAGGTAAACAGCTACACAGCACcacagctacacagctacacATTAACACAGCTACACATTCACACAGCCACCCATCTACACAGCTACACAGCAACACAGCTACACAGCTACTCagctacacagctacacagcAATGCAGCTACAGATCTACACAgcacacaacaacacagctaaaTGGCTACACAGCTGCACAGCAACACACCAACCAAGCTACTCagctacacagctacacagcAACAGAGCTACACATCTACACAGCAACACAGCTACTcagcaacacagaaacacagctaCACAGACAAACAGCAACACAGCTACAGAGCTACACAGCCACACAGCTACACAGCCACACAACCACACAGCCACACTACTACACAGCTAAACAGCTACACAGCCACACGGCCACATGGCAACACAGCATCACAGTTACTCagctacacagctacacagctacGCAGCAACACAGCTAA